The Candidatus Kryptonium sp. genome contains a region encoding:
- the hypF gene encoding carbamoyltransferase HypF yields the protein MLKAKKIYIEGIVQGVGFRPFIYKLANEFNLKGYIYNDTSGVYIEVEGEEEAIDEFIKAIPVKAPPLSLIEKIISEPSDIKGYKEFFIEKSKSGEEKFVLISPDVSTCDDCLRELFEPTDRRYRYPFINCTNCGPRFTIIVDVPYDRAKTTMSVFNMCDDCEREYHDPANRRFHAQPNACHICGPKIKLLDRNLNEVSCDDAIKETAKILHSGFIVAIKGLGGYHLACDALNNKTVAELRKRKMRIEKPFAIMIPDVEWLDKICEYDETELKLLTSIQRPIVLIKKKENSPIAYEVAPRNSYLGVMLPYTPLHHLLLREVKIPLVMTSGNLTEEPIAYKDDDAFERLKDIADFFLVHNREIHIRCDDSVATVIAGKPVMIRRSRGYVPYPVKIPFEAREHILAVGGHLKNTFCFLKGNYAFLSHHIGDLENWATLRSLIEGIEHFKKLFDLDPKVVAYDMHPEYLSTKYALDLDIPVKIPVQHHHAHIVSCMAENNLSEPVIGIAFDGTGFGTDGQIWGGEFLVAEISRFERVAHFEYVPLPGGEIAIKEPWRMAVSYLYHLFGKDFLGIEIPFIKNLTTEKGDKFNLLLQIIDKKINSPSTSAVGRLFDAVSALCGVRLSVNYEAQAAMELQMLADESENLSYKFEIINDSKPWRVNLKSTFDQIVGDILDGVPIPKISGKFHNTIASIICEVSKEIRNEFGINKVVLSGGVFQNALLVQKTIPELLKLGFEVYTHSKVPPNDGGLSLGQAVIALSKTSKV from the coding sequence ATGTTAAAAGCCAAGAAGATATACATTGAGGGGATTGTCCAAGGCGTTGGTTTTAGACCTTTTATCTATAAACTGGCAAATGAGTTTAACTTGAAAGGTTATATCTACAATGATACGAGCGGAGTTTATATTGAGGTTGAGGGTGAAGAAGAGGCAATAGATGAGTTCATCAAGGCAATTCCAGTCAAGGCACCACCGCTTTCGTTGATTGAAAAAATCATTTCAGAGCCATCTGATATAAAAGGCTACAAGGAATTTTTCATTGAAAAAAGCAAGTCAGGAGAAGAAAAATTTGTATTGATCTCCCCCGATGTTTCAACTTGCGATGATTGTCTGCGAGAACTTTTTGAGCCAACCGATAGGCGTTATAGATATCCATTTATAAATTGCACAAACTGCGGTCCGAGGTTTACAATCATAGTTGATGTCCCATATGACAGAGCGAAAACAACGATGTCGGTTTTTAATATGTGCGATGACTGCGAGCGTGAGTATCATGATCCAGCAAACCGTAGATTTCACGCTCAACCAAACGCCTGCCACATTTGCGGTCCAAAAATTAAACTTCTTGACAGAAATTTAAACGAAGTAAGTTGCGATGATGCAATAAAAGAAACGGCAAAAATTCTGCATAGCGGTTTTATAGTTGCAATAAAAGGTCTCGGTGGTTATCATCTCGCTTGCGATGCTTTAAATAATAAAACCGTTGCCGAGTTAAGAAAAAGAAAAATGAGAATTGAGAAACCTTTCGCAATTATGATCCCGGATGTTGAATGGCTTGATAAAATTTGTGAATACGATGAGACCGAATTAAAACTTTTGACTTCAATCCAACGCCCAATTGTCTTAATCAAAAAGAAGGAAAATTCACCAATTGCTTATGAGGTTGCCCCGAGGAATTCCTATCTTGGTGTTATGTTGCCATATACTCCGCTTCATCATTTGCTTTTAAGAGAGGTGAAAATTCCTCTTGTTATGACAAGTGGTAATTTAACTGAAGAACCGATCGCATATAAAGATGATGATGCTTTTGAAAGGTTAAAAGATATTGCAGATTTCTTCCTTGTTCATAATCGTGAGATTCACATTCGCTGTGATGATTCGGTGGCGACTGTGATTGCTGGAAAACCGGTGATGATAAGACGCTCTCGTGGATATGTCCCTTATCCTGTCAAGATCCCATTTGAAGCGAGGGAACATATTCTTGCTGTTGGTGGACATTTGAAAAACACATTTTGTTTTCTAAAAGGAAATTATGCTTTCTTGAGCCATCATATCGGAGACCTTGAAAATTGGGCAACATTGAGATCGTTGATTGAAGGAATTGAACATTTTAAAAAACTTTTTGATCTTGATCCGAAGGTTGTTGCATACGATATGCATCCAGAGTATCTTTCAACAAAATATGCACTTGATCTTGACATACCTGTGAAAATTCCCGTTCAACATCATCACGCTCATATCGTCAGTTGTATGGCAGAGAATAATTTGTCTGAACCAGTTATTGGCATCGCATTTGATGGAACTGGATTTGGGACAGACGGGCAAATTTGGGGTGGTGAATTTCTTGTTGCGGAAATTTCAAGGTTTGAAAGAGTTGCACATTTTGAATATGTGCCACTGCCCGGCGGCGAGATCGCAATAAAAGAACCATGGCGAATGGCTGTTTCATATCTTTATCACCTCTTCGGGAAAGATTTCCTTGGCATTGAAATTCCGTTTATTAAAAACTTAACAACTGAAAAAGGTGATAAGTTCAACCTTCTTCTTCAAATCATAGATAAGAAAATCAATTCACCTTCAACATCGGCGGTTGGTAGATTATTTGACGCTGTCTCTGCTCTTTGTGGTGTTAGGTTGAGTGTCAATTACGAAGCTCAAGCTGCGATGGAACTGCAAATGCTTGCGGACGAAAGCGAAAATTTGAGCTACAAATTTGAAATAATCAATGATTCAAAACCTTGGAGAGTAAATCTTAAATCAACATTTGACCAAATTGTCGGGGATATTCTTGATGGCGTTCCCATCCCAAAAATTTCTGGCAAGTTCCACAATACCATCGCAAGCATAATTTGCGAGGTTTCAAAAGAGATAAGAAATGAGTTTGGAATAAATAAAGTAGTTTTAAGCGGTGGAGTTTTTCAGAACGCTTTGTTAGTTCAAAAAACGATCCCAGAACTTTTGAAACTTGGTTTTGAGGTTTACACGCATTCAAAAGTTCCACCTAATGATGGGGGATTATCATTGGGGCAGGCAGTCATCGCTTTGAGTAAAACCTCCAAAGTTTAA
- the hypB gene encoding hydrogenase nickel incorporation protein HypB yields the protein MHKIDVGAKILQANEEIALENKELFRKWGVFVVNLMSAPGAGKTSVLEETIKRIKQNFSIAVIEGDLQTTIDSDRIKSLGIPAYQITTGNVCHLDARMVHNALHEFKLDGFDILFIENVGNLVCPAEFYLGEDLRVMVYSVVEGAEKPKKYPLMFHETEVVLLNKIDLLPYAGVELKDLEKNVLEVNPRAVIFPISCKTGEGIDAWINWFLNRFQKFKEHVKSQEDIH from the coding sequence ATGCATAAAATTGATGTCGGCGCAAAAATTTTACAAGCAAACGAGGAAATTGCTCTTGAGAATAAAGAACTTTTTAGAAAATGGGGCGTCTTCGTCGTTAATTTAATGTCGGCACCAGGCGCTGGTAAGACATCAGTGCTTGAGGAAACGATCAAACGAATCAAACAAAACTTCTCAATCGCCGTTATTGAAGGAGATCTTCAAACAACAATTGACTCAGATAGAATAAAATCCCTTGGAATTCCCGCATATCAGATAACGACTGGAAATGTTTGTCATCTTGATGCTCGTATGGTTCACAACGCTCTTCACGAGTTTAAACTTGATGGCTTTGATATACTTTTTATTGAAAATGTTGGAAATCTTGTGTGTCCGGCGGAGTTTTATCTTGGTGAGGATTTAAGGGTTATGGTTTACAGCGTCGTTGAAGGCGCAGAAAAACCGAAAAAATATCCGCTTATGTTTCACGAGACAGAGGTGGTTTTGCTAAATAAAATTGATCTTTTGCCATATGCTGGCGTTGAATTGAAAGATCTTGAAAAGAATGTCCTTGAAGTAAATCCGAGGGCTGTGATCTTCCCAATCTCATGCAAAACTGGCGAAGGAATTGACGCGTGGATTAATTGGTTTTTAAATAGATTTCAAAAGTTCAAAGAACATGTTAAAAGCCAAGAAGATATACATTGA